The DNA sequence gtgtcacccccccaaatAATATCTTCAACTCACCATAAACATTTATCTGCACAGGGTCACAGGCATAGACACCATGGTGAGCTAAACTGGCTCTGGTAGTATAGACACTGTTGTTTACCAATATTCTACTGTCTCTCATGAGTGAGAAATATATAGGCAGTGAGCTATTAAGGCTGGTAGccagggtggtacccggggtggacAGCCCCTGCTGCCCCTTGCTAGCTGCGCCACTGCTCAGAAGCACTACCTTTAACCAGCTTGCAGGTGTATGGGGAGAAAATAACTCCCCAGTCAGTACATGATACTGAATATACGAACCACTTTACTGAATATTAGTTCCAAAGCTATATTATAGCTGCACATTATTTGTGCAGACAGTCCTGGCCATATTCATCTCTGCTGGTAGGTGACAAGACTAGGCATTGTTAGCAGGGGCTAGCACTACAATATAGGTAGGTCAAGTAACATGGGACAACATGATGCAAGAGCTGCCCCTGATGCCAAAAGTAGCACAGGAGGCTGGGGGTTTAAGGTGCTGCTTTCTAGCACAACTATTGCAAGGGGTTCTGAGGAACCCTCTCAATTCATGGGATGGCCAAGTGTAATGGAAAGTAGGACTCCATGTATCTTTTGCTAGTAGTGAACCAGaggaaatgctgctgctgctgctgttgttgttgttgttgtaacctttattggcatataaaatgcCAATAAAGGAAACGCCTTTCAGACAGAAGTGAGGAAAAGCCCTGTTCTCTCTGGTCACAATGGTATGCAGCTCCCATATAGTCATTCAACTTTGCTCTTCTCCATACATGAGAAGGATTTGTTTTAATCTTAATTGGATGTGGCTATTGGGGGcgtcatgacaagctcctgcattTTAGCACTACACCATTGCACTCAAGCATCAGCATTGGTAGTGCCATGTGTCCCCCGGCCGTGCTTACCGACACGTCAGTGTGCTATACCTTGGCATAGAGCTACTGAGGAACCATGAGCAGTACAATAGCCAAAAGGTTTCATTCTACAAATAATGACCTTCAGCTCAAATAATTTCAACTCACCATAAACATTTATCTGCACAGGGTCACTTTTCTTGGTAATCCCTTTTGTCTCAGCAACACAGACATAGACACCGCGGTGAGCTAAACGGGCTCTGGTAGTATAGACACTGTTGTTTACCAATATTCTGTTGTCTCTCATGAGTGAGAAATATATAGGCAGTGAGCTATTAACGTGACATTCTATTTTTAAGGTGCTGTTTTCATCCACACGTATTATTGGAGTAGGATGAAGAATTGAAGCAGGATGAAGAACTGGCTTGGGAAACAGTTCTGCAAAACAGACAGAGGAAACAGAAAAAATAATCCACTGAAGGCCTGTCCACATGATCAGTTTATAACACAACAAATGTTCAATCACTATTCAATCATGGCAAGGGAGTTGGTCACCAATACCACATTTCTGTTGTGAGAGTATCACATTTTCCATTCATTCAAATGGTAATATTTATTGATGTGCAAACACAACTctgccactcccctcccccactcctagCACTAGTCACTAGTGCATGCAACCTTGAAATGATTAATCAACCTTGAAATGATTTTGCAGTTTAGAGATCTTTGTTGGGGATTGCTTACCACACTGCTAATGCACTCATTGACACAGACTTTTTGcaatttgtattttaaattttaacCATTGAGTGTTACCATGGCTACGAACTTTAACTATTTTAATCACTAGATTAACCCACTGACACTTTAAATGATTGATTGATGGAGCAAGAGGAAAATTTCAGTTGAGAGAGCTGCAAATTCAAGGGATATTTGTTCAAGGGGTGTGGTTATAGTGgggattgggcaacagtgctcccatcccaaagtagcagcttgtttaatccttgatgcacagagcctaatctgctctgtctGTTTTGCAACCCTGCAAAAATTGAATCaagacccacttgtgggtcccaGATCCACAGTGTGGGAACCATTGTCAAAGTTGAACCCAAACACAGAATGACCTTTTGGGTTTCCCATGCAGTAGTTCTGCAATAGCGTTGATTTCAAGGAGTCTCAGGGAAGAACAATAGCCATAACAATATAatgccatgagaaaaaaaaatcaggattttCACAACACAAGGACACCCAAAGTATTGTGAAATAAAACACACAATACATCCCATAAAAATTCAGTTAATTGAAGACCTCCCACAAATACAAATCAATGATGAAACCATGTCATCAATAGAAAAACAGCAGCACACCAAACATTCAACATAAGCCAACCAACCTTTAGCTAACCAGGCATTCAATCAAATTAAAAATGAGTCTAATGGCACTAGAGATGTTCACAAGTGCACACAATTCCACAAGGGCTAAAAAGTGCTCTTAAAACTACTGCTGTCCTTGAAAATGCTCCTAGGTTGAATGTGTTGTCTGTTGAACCCATTAAAAACCTGAGGTCTCAAACTTGAACAACAGAAccagtttattttttgttttaacataATCTTCTGGTTGCCACATGGTGTAAAGACTTCTGCAGCTTCTCTGGGGCTAAACTACCCATTACAAGCAAATATGTGAACTGTAGGCTGACTGTTAGCTGAGGCACTCTGATCTTGCCTAACTTTCCAATCATAGATTTGGGGTCCaatataccttgaggaggcctccttgactgcccctccccccactgcaggatgcaagcacatgccctgttggcatggcatcctcagtgctggaaagctgggtaggactgggctcttagatcTTTAAAAACTATACTCTCTCATACGAAATAAAAAGAGATATAACATAGAATATTGCAAGGGAATAGAAATGTAAGCTAGCCCAAGTGAGGAAGAGAAAGCTCTTACCTGACACCACAACATTCACTGAGCTGATCTTGGACACACTAAGAAATTCTGCTTTGCATGTGTAGTTGCCATTATCCTCCACTGTGGCTACTGTAGCGTATATCACAGACTCTCTCCCCTTTGTGCGGTTCAGAATCTTTTTGTCCTTCTGGAGGAAGATTTCCATGTCTTGCTGGTGACCTTGGATAGTTGTACATTCAATGCGAATGTTGTCTCCTTCTGTAATGTTCTCTGGTGGATGGATGCTTATTTTCGGAATGGAAAATGGTTCTGTAAGAGAATCACGACAAAAATATATGCAAAAGACTTTATTGTTTTGATACTGTAGAATTCATTACTACAACTGCTTTAATAGGGAAACTCTTCTACACAAGGATGATTCTTGTGTCAGCTTCATCTAACTTCATTTAAAATTTGCGTttttgaaaaataagaatttCAGGAACAATCTCAAGTAAAAGTACCTAAAGATGTGATCTGACATACATATTCTTGGGACTAAGTCTCACCAAACACAGTAAGACTTATTTAAATAAAACTTGACAGGACATGGCCACACAAAGAACTATTGCTGCAATTTATAAATACACCCTAAGGCAGTAGAAATTAAAGAGATATTTATAGGCCTATGGATGTCATGAGCATAAGAACTAATTATTATAAAATCTAATTGATTGCAAATTTTGCTATTACCAGAGTGTTAAAGGTGACTTTTTACATTTGGAGTGAACTTGTATTCAAACTAAACAGTTCTAGAAAATGATAATTAgcactttaaaataaattttccAATTACATACGTCACTTATGAGCAGCTGCTAGATTAATAGTTGCAAAACACTGAAAAGTGACAACAAAATTTATTAAACATGAATGATTAAGTAAGGTATGAGATTCCAATAGTTCTGTCTCaaatgaagcctctgtttttggtCTGCATGAGCATATGTATATGTTGTgttctgctttatttatttttatttatttatttttcacgtttttataccacccttcctccaaagagctcagagcggtgtactcagctgctcccctccttttatcctcacaacaaccctgtgaggtaggtgaggctgagagaagtggccaaggtcacccaggaagcttcacggctgaggggggattcgaacctggttcttccaggtctaagtccttctcccaaaccactacaccactctagTTTTATAGCCTGTCTAATGTAAAAGTGGGATCAGCCTGTGTTGTAAATAATGTGCAtaatttttattgctgttttgttATTAAATTCATATAAAAGCCAATTAAAATTTTAAGAATAACCATAATACTGTAAAGGTAAAAATGACATTAACTTACCAGAAACAGCAACTAGTACTCTCTGACTGGGCTCTGATGTCTCAATCCCTGTCAACGAATGCATGAGGGCAGTACATTCAAAATGTAAAACAGTGTCTCCTGCAGCAACTGGGAATTCAATCTCAGCAAAGTTGTCTTTCTCAACCAGCACTGTCCTCTCTTGAGAGGAAGCCCCTCCATGCTTACTTTTAGAAAATTTGATATGAAAAGGAGGTTTTTCGCCTGGTACTTCACAACATAAACGTACTTTTTCACCTTCTTTCACTGAAGTTTTCCAGGACTTCAGTATTGGCCTTATTATTCCTGTTGAAATTAATGAAACAATGGATAAGAATGCATTTAAAATCATTGTGTGGGGGTAGGGGATGGGGAAGGACAACCAATCAGCCACAGGATCTCAAGTTTTGCAGTGTTCACATCAGCTTGCCCCGAATGCTACTCAACTCTGAAAAGAtacattttttaatatttatctCTTCCAGGGACTCTTAATTTGGTGGTCAAAAATATTAATATCATGCCTGTCTATCAATGATGTTCACAATATAACTAACGTCACTAAAACAATCCCAAAATATATAAAACATTAGTTAAAGCTATATCAGTAAGATGACTCACAATGAAACAAATACAACTTACAAAGGTAAGTAAAGATCCTATCAGGCTGGTAATGTTAAATTGGTTAGCCTGTTATACCCAAAGACTGCCAGAATATTTTGTTCCCATGATGGAAAGCCATAAGTTCCCTAGGGGTAAAGGTAAATAGAATTCAATAATTTGGGGCAAAGCAGGCACTTGCACAGCTCCTTtcatggctgggttcccttgtcagatgctcccctcccttccacaACTTACCTGCCCAGTAGTCTGCCATCAGCTGGGAAAGctagggaggaggaaggcagagctGGTTCCCCAGAATCCTCTGTATCCAGAGGACTCCTGAGAGCAACCCCATTGACCAgcctgggggaaggagaaagggtGTGTCTGAGTCTTGTGtggctcctgctgcctcctccgcCTTCCCCCACCATCATATCTCATGGATATCTCTATGAGTGTTTTGGATTGAGCTTGGAAAGGTACTGGCAATCAATGCAAGTGCTGTAAAGCAGGAGTGGCATGCTCCCAAGAACTGGTCCATTCACCAGCTGGGTCCAAGAGGTGATTAAAAGAAAAGATGGATTTGGCCACTTTAAAGGTCCTCTGGCTATTTGGACTGTGGAGATTTGCCCAGCTGTCAGTCAATGGCAAATATCCCCTGGTGGCCAAGGaacatcttagaagaggcattccttcctgtgttggagagaaggaagaaagccTCTTTACAGATGGTTTTGTAACAATTTGCATATTCTGTATTTGTGCGCATAACCTACAAGCTCTGTgctgtgtagagcaggggtgtcaaactcatttcatacagtgggccaaatagcattcatgatgcctgccaagGGCCAAAGttgatatcattaggcaggaagtgatgtcattaacaggtcctaaccagaaataagcacttttttctcacttaggaactcattaggtaaaatcagaagagaaaatatgcaaatcttgatcatatttcaagatgtgggagagcccaattatcatgcgggtcGCCCTTTCAGGAGCACCATCACAgaactgcttagcagctgagagctcaAGGGCCAGACAAGAAGCTTCAGCGGGCTGCagccagcccccgggccttatgtttgacacccctggtgtagagcttGGCAGGGAGGTGCATGGCTGTTTGGCCATCCACCTTAAGAGGTATCAATGCCTGGCTCCTTTTATCCCTACTATAAATGTTTTTGGCCAGTTATGCAAAAGGTAACTGCCTTGCTAAATAGGGCACATCCCTTGACTGAACTAGAACCCATTTTGCCTGGCTCCCAGACTGTATTGTTTTACAGTGAGCTACCAGCACCCTGCTTCACTCAAGTGCTGTTGCGGTTCCCCTTGTGCGGTTCCCAGTCTTTTTCCTGGCAAAAGGATTCCTTCCAGCCGGTGAGTATCCCACAGGGACTCAAACCTTTGCCATGGAGccatttgtgtgtttgtttcacctGGCTGCCCTCTTCCATGGAGCTATTTTTCTAtccttgctctgctctgctccaaaaGATATTTCTTAGATGTATGTGTTTGTGCACAAAAGGGGACTCAAGCCCTGGGTGTGAGAATTCCTAGCAGCTCTTTGTGTTTGCCTCTTTACTATTGCCTCTTTAGACTCTGTCTCTTCAAATAATCATAGCATTTCCTGTTCCAAGAAGTTGCCACCTCCATGCACTAATATCATCCCAGGGGACGCAAACCAGTAGCCCATATTAAAAttaacttaggacacaatcctgagTGTGCCTTCAGCCAGTGTAAGtctcttgtgccggcccaggagggtcacaaacatttgcgcctccttggctGGGCTGGCAGAGGGATATGTGCCAgaccacggaggctgaatccagtctctgtaccgactctggcagggagggtcCCGTTGGCTGAACTCGgcagatgcaagggtctggggagggtggagaggaggaggtgggaggcaggcattccggggtgggtggagggtggtccgggggggggggaagagcaggagGTAGGtttccccaagcagcgcagagtggcttcaagccatcTGGTTTTtccatgtgtgattttttttctttaaattactaagggcgcaatcctaacgccttatgtcagtactttcccatgggatgtgtgctgcatcatgcagttgggtgtcactcacggaggcctcctcaaagtaagggattgtttgttcccttacctcagagctgcattgccctaaggcagtgctgcaaagcactgacataaggagttaggattgtgccctaagtcttagACAGCTTGGGACAAGAGTACCTAAGGATCACCTTCTCCCATTACAAATCTACCCTGCTTCTAGGTAAACAGAGACCCTTTTCTGGTTCTTTTCAATGTCAGAGTTCAGGTGGAAAGCAATCATACTTAGTATTTTTTCTGCAGTCTCACCCCAATTATGATACTGCCTTCCCAGAAGTACTTGTAGGCACCCAAACCACTAGGTTTTACCCACatcaaaaccattttatttgcCTGAGTTTTTAATTAATAATCTACCTTTTTATTATTGCTGTTGTTGCTTCACTGATTACTGTATATGTTGTGATCATAATTTtattatgatttttatttttttataattttttattgttGGATACAAAAATTTTTTAATcctgaaaggcagggtagaagtATTTGGGAGTattctggatggatggatggatggatggatggatggatggatggatggatggatggatggatggatgaggaACAACATTGTTGCTTGAAGCAAAGCAGAAACAGAATTAGGGGAATCTGAAATACAAGCACAGAAAGGCCTAATTTTAAGCAGTGACAGGATATCCATAAAAAGAACTGCAGGAAGAAATTATAGTGAGAAATGGAGAAAAGAAAGCAGGAGAAAAGGAATAAAGTAGAAGGTCATGTGTACAGAAAACATCTTACAGCCAAAATAATATAGAACGGTGCTGAGCAGAAGGAGATAGTGAACAGTTCAGGAACAAAGACATGATCCTAATGTATACCAAAAGAGTGTGGAGGTACAGAAGGAAAAGAATCAGAGGGAAAAGTTTGGGGGAGGAAAAAACATGATTACATGTAAGGAGAAAAATAGGGTCCATCTTTCATACCTAGACATGATGTTATTTCATTCATAAATATAAAACAATTGTGAAGAAACACCTACCTTTCACATGAACAGTCAAAATATTACTGTTCTTTGCCTTCCCCGTAGTATTCAGTGTGCACTCATAATCTCCTGAGTCAGAATATCTAGCCTCTGAGATATTATACTCTGCCCACTCTTGATCCAATGTAGTTGTAACCAGAACTCTGCTATTCTTGGAAAATGAAAATGTGTAATTCAGGAGAAAATGTTCGCTCTTGCTGATATCCACAGAACAGTGGAGGGTGACTAACTTTCCATTCTGCACAGTCTCAGATGGATCAGCACGGAGCACAACCTTATTGATGGTGAATACTGGAAAGGAGGAGAAGTGTACGTTAGTGACATTTACTTTTAGTTATAATAAAAAATGATAGTTTCTTGAAAAGTTGCTGCATAATGCACAGGCGCATGATAATTCACATGGCTATCTGGGCCCTTAAAAATCTGTTGATTAATGAGATACATTAATCAATTAAATAAAGGAACAaaggattaaggctgcagtcctaaacattaAGCCCATTGAATgtagagtaagcccattgaatgtagtgagacttaaggcccaattctatgctgggccagcactggtagATGCCACACTGCCCccgcaaacaagcgattaaatatggtttaattcaggtatcagaatactctgtgtctttgggaaggcgcttggcatgcaattgtatgttctctgctgccctgagcagctgctgtgcattgctggagaggagctgcaaacgctggctggcggagggcatgcttgtgggggaaggatgaggaggatctctggcaaggctggacacacgtagaatcccttttcacctgcccttagcatgtgaaaacgggtgcagacatatatctctgccaggattaagagcccaatcctaggtatgtctactctgaagtaagtctcattctagtcactggagcttactcccaggaaagtgcctaggattgcagcctaagagcccaatcctatacatgtctactcagaagtccactttagtgaatggggcatactgtggataggatggcagcctcagggcccaatcctgtgcctgtctactcagaagtcagagtcaatagggcttcctcccaggaaagtgtggagaggactgcagcctcagagcccctcctctgcctgtctcctcagaagtcagtcccattagaggcagtggggcttcctcccaggaaggtgtggagaggactgcagcctcagagcccctcctcagcctgtctactcagaagtcagtcccactgtctTCCAAAACATGGCTAAAGACACAGGAGATATGGGATGGGTGGGTGAGTTCATGTGTGTTTGCTCCAGCTTAGTTTTTCCTTTCAACAGATCCACCCAGAGCTCTTTGAAATGACATGAACTTGGGGGCTTCAATCAGGGCAGCAGTCTGTGATTTGTGCAGAAGTCACAAAACAATGGGAGATTGTCAGAGGTCCTGAGCTTGGCCACATTTACCATGTGAAGCTTAAAGCTTCATCTAACGAAATGGCTCTAGCTGATCCCTGGCCAGAGAAAAGGCAAtttaaaaagaagggggggggaagagagagtcaGGAGGTGAAGGCAGAGGCGGGGACGGGGCTGCCATGTTGCTTCTTGCTTCTAGGACCCTCTCAGGTTGGATAGGGGGAAAGAAGATAGTTTCAAACAAGGCCAACCCAGATAGCTATTGCTCCTCTCTGCCTTGGGTGCCACTGGCATTGTGTTCAAAAGGGCTTAAAGGTTTGTATACGCACATAATTATGTTAAAGAATGGAGATGTTTTTCTGACTGTTGGCAAGAAGAGTGTTGGTGAGAAGAGTAACTGCTTGGATGACTGTCCCCACATGCCTGCTTTGGAGCACTGTGCCCACTTGGTCAGAAGCCCCAAGGAATGGCTGGTCAGCCCATCATGCAGGCTGACACAGTGAACAAACAGCGCACAAATTCTGCTGTCACTGGAAAGAGCCGGAAGTTTATTGCCCTCAGAAGGACAAACCCTCAGGGAGAAGTTCCCACCCCTTTCAGCCAGCAACTGCTGCTAGGATACAAGCAGACATGGGAAGTCTGTCAAAGGATGCTTCTATGCTTGtcatttattttttctgtaaataGCAACTGCAGTGGAAGTGGGGTTGATACCAATTGGGAGTCCCCGCCCCACTGCGACCCAGCTAGTATTTTTCTAAGAGGAAAGTTCTCATTGGTGCTCAGTACAGGCATTGCTCCCTGTTAGTAGGTTTTCTGATCCTGGCTACAACTCCAGCTTGATTTATGACCCTGTCCAGAACAGGATAATTAGTGCTTCCAAGTACTGTAGAGTTGGTAGGAATGTCTGAGTGACATAAAGGTTGGTGGAGACTTGCACTATGGCATTATGTGGGGTTGTTTGTCATTCACTCTCGTTGTGTTTGTTATTTTGAATCAACTCTGAGTGAGCACAGAATACTAACCAAGAACAACACAGCTACATACTGATCAGCTTTTGGGAAGGGGAACACCTTCCCACTGTAGCTAGTGAACTGGCTTTGCAATATCACAAGGGGCACCAGGTTCTCCTGACATTAAGGGATTGGTGCCTTGCTGTTCCCATTGCTAACTGTTTTTGATGAaaactggtatataaatattctttagaatggttgacaaccttcagtctcaaaagactatggtataagcctacagcacccaatattcccaggcggtctcccatccaagtactaaccaggcctgaccctgcttaacttctgagatcaggcgagatcgggcatgtgcagggtaataataATCAGCAAACCCCAGGACCAGCACTGCACATGATCATAGGAAAGAGTGAGAAGAGCGTCTGAATTTGCCAGGAACTGTCTACCCCAGTTCACCTCTGGGACATGCAAACAAATCTAAGGTTGAAATGAGTTCCAGGATTTTATTTTATGGTAACCAATGTAAAATAGTTCAAAATGGATTCGCAGTAGTATCTAAAGTGGTATTCAAACCATCACCCCAGCACAAAGGCAGCCATGGGGAAACTATCAGAAATGAGATGAAATTGCTGTTAGAATGGTGCTATATAAGGCAACAGGTCCCAAATGCTCCTGGAATgccctcagaacctggaagtgagtgaTGACAGCACAAAACACATCAcacgatgatgtcactgccattcACTGCCAGGATCAGATGCCTAACACAAGCCGCAAAATAACAGTAAGAGAGTCAGGTTGGGCAAGAGGGCTTTCCCCAGCATGTGGTTTTCATGCACTGCAACTTTGCCACTCTCTGGAGGCTTGAGccatggtcttgctgccaggtggcaggtgtcctgcAGCACCCAACTGAGTGCCTCCCTGGGCACCACAGTGGCATCACCCCTGGGCATCACAGTGttcactttgggaactgctgctataaggAAAGATGGAGGGCAAAACAGACATACAGCCTAGTGGTTAGTGACTGCATACTTCTCCTTTTCTGTGATCTTTTTCTTGGTAAATAGAACAAACTGAGAAAATGTAGTTCACAGCCACCACCCAATGTCAGGAAGCCCAGATGGAAAGAGACTGCCTTGGAAAAGTCTCCCAGGATAACAGAGAGGCCCAAAAACTGAGGGTCCATTTGAAACAACCCATAGCGTAGTAGAACGTGGTAGACAAAGAAATTTACTTCCTACCAAGTGAACTCAAACCAGGAAGGTTTGTTTATAAAAGCAAACAAGAGTTATTAAAGGGTTTCAAAAAATGAACCCAAAGGAGAGAAAGATGCATGGAATAAAATCAAGGCATTGAACAGCTAGC is a window from the Tiliqua scincoides isolate rTilSci1 chromosome 2, rTilSci1.hap2, whole genome shotgun sequence genome containing:
- the PECAM1 gene encoding platelet endothelial cell adhesion molecule isoform X6, with amino-acid sequence MSAPDDKMYCILLLILLHCCKLKAQDNVFTINKVVLRADPSETVQNGKLVTLHCSVDISKSEHFLLNYTFSFSKNSRVLVTTTLDQEWAEYNISEARYSDSGDYECTLNTTGKAKNSNILTVHVKGIIRPILKSWKTSVKEGEKVRLCCEVPGEKPPFHIKFSKSKHGGASSQERTVLVEKDNFAEIEFPVAAGDTVLHFECTALMHSLTGIETSEPSQRVLVAVSEPFSIPKISIHPPENITEGDNIRIECTTIQGHQQDMEIFLQKDKKILNRTKGRESVIYATVATVEDNGNYTCKAEFLSVSKISSVNVVVSELFPKPVLHPASILHPTPIIRVDENSTLKIECHVNSSLPIYFSLMRDNRILVNNSVYTTRARLAHRGVYVCVAETKGITKKSDPVQINVYAPVSRPILSATYQLPTGAVLGQNFLLRCYSNLGTPPIYYTLYRGDKIITTKEGNESAEFTQIATDKHVQGEYRCEAWNGHSIRQQSRRLNITVIARVENVTMHVTPERVVEDGENVLFVCSVGSGSLPIEFKFFRKYEYKDELLYRVREEKKYSAAWLIEGIASQDAAKYFCTASNEADLLARSRLVTVMVVLASWKKWLIALFVLLIIGIAIVALWLCFRKKAKAKGSSLELTRSAPANNSTTEKMISEHDKGDFYYGSDYNEDGENHIKSEEENKDGVENRNSRIDVSPNGT
- the PECAM1 gene encoding platelet endothelial cell adhesion molecule isoform X3, with the translated sequence MSAPDDKMYCILLLILLHCCKLKAQDNVFTINKVVLRADPSETVQNGKLVTLHCSVDISKSEHFLLNYTFSFSKNSRVLVTTTLDQEWAEYNISEARYSDSGDYECTLNTTGKAKNSNILTVHVKGIIRPILKSWKTSVKEGEKVRLCCEVPGEKPPFHIKFSKSKHGGASSQERTVLVEKDNFAEIEFPVAAGDTVLHFECTALMHSLTGIETSEPSQRVLVAVSEPFSIPKISIHPPENITEGDNIRIECTTIQGHQQDMEIFLQKDKKILNRTKGRESVIYATVATVEDNGNYTCKAEFLSVSKISSVNVVVSELFPKPVLHPASILHPTPIIRVDENSTLKIECHVNSSLPIYFSLMRDNRILVNNSVYTTRARLAHRGVYVCVAETKGITKKSDPVQINVYAPVSRPILSATYQLPTGAVLGQNFLLRCYSNLGTPPIYYTLYRGDKIITTKEGNESAEFTQIATDKHVQGEYRCEAWNGHSIRQQSRRLNITVIARVENVTMHVTPERVVEDGENVLFVCSVGSGSLPIEFKFFRKYEYKDELLYRVREEKKYSAAWLIEGIASQDAAKYFCTASNEADLLARSRLVTVMVVLASWKKWLIALFVLLIIGIAIVALWLCFRKKAKAKGSSLELTRSAPANNSTTEKMISEHDKGDFYYGSDYNEDGENHIKSEEENKAPVTKKAETVYTEIRKPNHDGVENRNSNQLHHLHQPETSCVHA
- the PECAM1 gene encoding platelet endothelial cell adhesion molecule isoform X2 produces the protein MSAPDDKMYCILLLILLHCCKLKAQDNVFTINKVVLRADPSETVQNGKLVTLHCSVDISKSEHFLLNYTFSFSKNSRVLVTTTLDQEWAEYNISEARYSDSGDYECTLNTTGKAKNSNILTVHVKGIIRPILKSWKTSVKEGEKVRLCCEVPGEKPPFHIKFSKSKHGGASSQERTVLVEKDNFAEIEFPVAAGDTVLHFECTALMHSLTGIETSEPSQRVLVAVSEPFSIPKISIHPPENITEGDNIRIECTTIQGHQQDMEIFLQKDKKILNRTKGRESVIYATVATVEDNGNYTCKAEFLSVSKISSVNVVVSELFPKPVLHPASILHPTPIIRVDENSTLKIECHVNSSLPIYFSLMRDNRILVNNSVYTTRARLAHRGVYVCVAETKGITKKSDPVQINVYAPVSRPILSATYQLPTGAVLGQNFLLRCYSNLGTPPIYYTLYRGDKIITTKEGNESAEFTQIATDKHVQGEYRCEAWNGHSIRQQSRRLNITVIARVENVTMHVTPERVVEDGENVLFVCSVGSGSLPIEFKFFRKYEYKDELLYRVREEKKYSAAWLIEGIASQDAAKYFCTASNEADLLARSRLVTVMVVLASWKKWLIALFVLLIIGIAIVALWLCFRKKAKAKGSSLELTRSAPANNSTTEKMISEHDKGDFYYGSDYNEDGENHIKSEEENKGPDLENSEVEYTEVEVSVPDPLRAPVTKKAETVYTEIRKPNHDGVENRNSRIDVSPNGT
- the PECAM1 gene encoding platelet endothelial cell adhesion molecule isoform X4 — translated: MSAPDDKMYCILLLILLHCCKLKAQDNVFTINKVVLRADPSETVQNGKLVTLHCSVDISKSEHFLLNYTFSFSKNSRVLVTTTLDQEWAEYNISEARYSDSGDYECTLNTTGKAKNSNILTVHVKGIIRPILKSWKTSVKEGEKVRLCCEVPGEKPPFHIKFSKSKHGGASSQERTVLVEKDNFAEIEFPVAAGDTVLHFECTALMHSLTGIETSEPSQRVLVAVSEPFSIPKISIHPPENITEGDNIRIECTTIQGHQQDMEIFLQKDKKILNRTKGRESVIYATVATVEDNGNYTCKAEFLSVSKISSVNVVVSELFPKPVLHPASILHPTPIIRVDENSTLKIECHVNSSLPIYFSLMRDNRILVNNSVYTTRARLAHRGVYVCVAETKGITKKSDPVQINVYAPVSRPILSATYQLPTGAVLGQNFLLRCYSNLGTPPIYYTLYRGDKIITTKEGNESAEFTQIATDKHVQGEYRCEAWNGHSIRQQSRRLNITVIARVENVTMHVTPERVVEDGENVLFVCSVGSGSLPIEFKFFRKYEYKDELLYRVREEKKYSAAWLIEGIASQDAAKYFCTASNEADLLARSRLVTVMAKGSSLELTRSAPANNSTTEKMISEHDKGDFYYGSDYNEDGENHIKSEEENKGPDLENSEVEYTEVEVSVPDPLRAPVTKKAETVYTEIRKPNHDGVENRNSNQLHHLHQPETSCVHA
- the PECAM1 gene encoding platelet endothelial cell adhesion molecule isoform X5, with the translated sequence MSAPDDKMYCILLLILLHCCKLKAQDNVFTINKVVLRADPSETVQNGKLVTLHCSVDISKSEHFLLNYTFSFSKNSRVLVTTTLDQEWAEYNISEARYSDSGDYECTLNTTGKAKNSNILTVHVKGIIRPILKSWKTSVKEGEKVRLCCEVPGEKPPFHIKFSKSKHGGASSQERTVLVEKDNFAEIEFPVAAGDTVLHFECTALMHSLTGIETSEPSQRVLVAVSEPFSIPKISIHPPENITEGDNIRIECTTIQGHQQDMEIFLQKDKKILNRTKGRESVIYATVATVEDNGNYTCKAEFLSVSKISSVNVVVSELFPKPVLHPASILHPTPIIRVDENSTLKIECHVNSSLPIYFSLMRDNRILVNNSVYTTRARLAHRGVYVCVAETKGITKKSDPVQINVYAPVSRPILSATYQLPTGAVLGQNFLLRCYSNLGTPPIYYTLYRGDKIITTKEGNESAEFTQIATDKHVQGEYRCEAWNGHSIRQQSRRLNITVIARVENVTMHVTPERVVEDGENVLFVCSVGSGSLPIEFKFFRKYEYKDELLYRVREEKKYSAAWLIEGIASQDAAKYFCTASNEADLLARSRLVTVMVVLASWKKWLIALFVLLIIGIAIVALWLCFRKKAKAKGSSLELTRSAPANNSTTEKMISEHDKGDFYYGSDYNEDGENHIKSEEENKDGVENRNSNQLHHLHQPETSCVHA